A stretch of Vigna angularis cultivar LongXiaoDou No.4 chromosome 4, ASM1680809v1, whole genome shotgun sequence DNA encodes these proteins:
- the LOC108330447 gene encoding uncharacterized protein LOC108330447: MSSPRGCCLYRHRSSDSSCFPCIYSSSRNASRKPDQTSSKNYDFMSAASSLNRSGNLRSMPPHLNSMNASSGRSSNPIMYSNSSGMLKPPPIEKKLECTLEELCYGCKKNMMITRDVLTDTGGIVREEELLTINVQPGWRKGTEIKFEGKGNERPEAYREDIVFIISEKRHELFRRDGDDLVLRVEIPLVKALSGCTILIPLLGGDHMNLKLDDIVHPGYQKIVPEQGMPISKEPGNRGNLIVTFRVVFPTHLTSNQRSEVVRILQDS; encoded by the exons ATGAGTAGTCCAAGAGGATGTTGTTTATATAGGCATAGAAGTTCAGATAGTTCGTGCTTTCCTTGCATATATTCTTCGTCTCGAAATGCAAGCAGAAAACCCGACCAGACATCGAGCAAGAACTATGATTTTATGTCTGCAGCTTCTTCATTGAACAGAAGCGGGAATTTAAGATCAATGCCTCCTCATCTGAACTCAATGAATGCCAGCAGCGGCAGGAGCAGCAACCCAATCATGTATTCCAATTCATCTGGGATGCTGAAACCCCCACCAATCGAGAAAAAACTGGAATGCACTCTGGAAGAGTTGTGCTACGGATGCAAGAAAAATATGATGATCACAAGGGATGTCCTCACAGATACAGG GGGAATAGTTCGAGAGGAAGAATTGCTAACGATAAATGTGCAACCTGGATGGAGGAAAGGAACAGAGATTAAATTTGAAGGAAAAGGGAATGAGAGACCAGAAGCATACAGAGAAGATATAGTATTTATTATCTCCGAGAAAAGACACGAGTTATTTAGAAGAGACGGGGATGATTTGGTATTGAGAGTTGAGATTCCCTTAGTAAAGGCACTTTCTGGGTGTACGATATTGATTCCACTGTTGGGTGGAGACCACATGAATCTTAAACTTGACGACATCGTACACCCTGGCTATCAGAAGATCGTCCCTGAACAAGGCATGCCTATCTCCAAAGAACCAGGAAACAGAGGAAACTTGATTGTTACGTTTCGAGTTGTGTTTCCGACACATCTCACAAGTAATCAAAGATCAGAGGTTGTTCGTATTTTACAGGATTCTTGA